The Nicotiana tabacum cultivar K326 chromosome 1, ASM71507v2, whole genome shotgun sequence genome segment gcacgtgatttttgccctatatgagaaatactctcaaaaaatgcaaaataaaatgattttccttggtgtgcaattttgagtacttttgtgatattgtggcaggcgtaccacccgctcccatttcagttcatcacacaatcacaagaaatctcggcaagggaacataagtaatataataaccgcccggcaagggaacaaggatatcgaaatagtcatctCGGcaaagggagaatcagctataaccaatctcactttgctagtactcagttcaattaatggaaatacttaatcatagaggatcattaattaaagtatacaaggtgtcattcaaaaacacaacaactttcaagttaagacccacagtcatgcttgacaccaacgtatagatactcgtcaccatgcctatacgtcgtactcaacaagaagcaagtagcaaatatgactcaacttctaatccctcaagctagggttaaaccaaacacttacctcgatgccttgaacaccactcatgtctcaattatagctttacctcttgattccaccactaatccgctcgaatctagtcataagttacttaatcacattaataaatgctaaatgaatcaaccccaatgcatgcaaatgagttttccaaagttttacccaaaagtcaaaattcactcccgggcccacgtggtcgcaactcgaggttcggaccaaaacccgattacctattccctcacaaattcaaatatatggtttgttttgaaatcggacctcaaattgaggtccaaatccctaattttagaaaaacctaagttctacccacaTCACCCagtttccccatgaaaatctttgatttgaagttgaaatcatgttaaaagatgttaagaagtaaagaaaataagttagaaatcacttaccaatcgtttcggAGAAGAAACGTTGTTTAAAAAATCGcatcttatgttttggggttttgaaagtgtaaaataactaaaattcacgtgtatttatacccctctaAAGTTCCCACCGCGGACCACGCAAGAAGGACCGCGGCCGCGCAGGTTCCCTGAAGACCTGCGGATCATTGCcccgtgcggaccgcaccaaGTCGACCGCGGCGGCACAACACCCACCGCGAACCGCTCAAGGCGACCGCGGCCACGCTAGCCCCTCCGCAGCCGCACGTGATTGCTCGCGGACCGCAcaagagggttcagagacctgtcaaaatgcctgaacctgcaacatctgttCTTCTaaagcctaaaacatcccggaacctattAGAAACTCACACGAGCCCTCGAAATtctaaaccaagcatgcacactacctcaaaaacaccctacgaacatattcatgtgatcacatcaccaatataacatcatgaacatcgaattgagcctcaagatccatgaaatttctcagatttccttttaaacatcaaatttcccAATTTGGGTCAGGATCACGttaaacgacgtccgttttttaccaaactttacaggagtgattcaaaacatatataagactcgtaccgggtgccggaaccaaaatacgggcccgataccattgctttataatcagatttcatttccattttctttaaacattttcagagaacaatttcacttaaaaattcataactcgggtTGGGGACCTCGGAaatcgattccgggcatacgcccgagtcccatattttcctacggaccctccagaatcgtcaaatcacgggtccgggtccgtttatctaaaatgttgaccgaagtcaaatttattcatttcgaggtcaaaacttagcaattttcacaagatttcacatttaagctttccggctacgcgctcggattgcgcacacaaatcgaggcgactctaaatgaggttttcatgGTCTCGAAAACACTCATTTCAAttagaaacaggtgatgacccaTAAACAATTGAGCTGGAAATTTTAAGCCACAACATTTCTCTTGGAAAAGTTAAAAACATTATTTACTTACGTACAATTCCAAAATTGCCGACAACCTTAGCTTCCACATTGACGAAGACTTAGGGGTCCATTGCAACTTCTTGCATTTACTCCAAAACCTAAAGTTCTCAGCATCCTTCCCAAACTCGTCTCTATAAATAGCTAGCATTCTAAGTCTGTCTTTGCAGTACAACACTAAACCTAATTAGAAAACCTTAGTACCTATTTTCCTTCAAAATGAAAATGGGCATTTTCAAATCCATgttaattttccctttttttctcatTGCTAATTTCCTCCTCTTCACTCACTCTGATGCAACCACATTTGATGTTCGAAACAATTGTCCTTACACAGTTTGGGCTGCCTCTGTGCCAGTGGGTGGTGGTCGCCAGCTCGACTCTGGTCAAACCTGGACAATCGACGTGCCAGCTGGCACGCAAGGAGCCCGTATTTGGGCCCGAACTGGTTGCAATTTCGATGGTTCGGGCCACGGTAAGTGTGAGACTGGAGATTGCAATGGTCTTCTCCAGTGTCAAGCTTATGTGATACCCCCAAACACTTTAGCTGAATATGGCTTAAAACAATTTAATGATCTTGATTTTTTCGACATCTCTCTCGTCGATGGATTCAACGTACCGATGGACTTTAGCCCCACCTTCAATGGGGTCACCCGTGGTATTAGGTGCACTGTTGATATTAATGGACAATGTTCGAACCAATTACGAGCTCCTGGTGGGTATAATAATCCTTGTACCATTTTCAAGACTGATAATTATTGTTGTAATTATGGAAATTGTGGCCCAACTGAATTTTCGAAGTTTTTTAAGGATAGGTGTCCTGATGCCTATAGTTACCCTAAGGATGATCAAACTAGCACTTTTGCTTGTCCTACAGGAACCAACTATAGAGTGGTTTTCTGCCCATAAATGCCACAAAGCATATACTCCTATATATTTTGCTTTAAGTGGCCAGTATGAAAATTTTCGTACTAAAGTGTACTAAATAAGAAGCGATCTTGTTAaacttgtttaaccaaaaatctgagtctttggtcaaagctaaaaagaaattcgggttactgataatcaggagacgaaaacaAAATATTtctgagaatgatggtaaagcagtaaatagttttgtatttcagtaagatccCAATAATATTTCGTATCCTTACAGATGGTgagttcttctccttttatagctaatCCTAGGAGAAGAGGcaatgcctttgtcttaatgaggcaattatgagcaataaatgacattaaaagaaacgttacacaatcatttctttttaaaacaaatattctaacgtatttgatatttaatgctatatttaaactcttttacatcatcagattcgtatcttcaacttcttccgatcttcggtctttaGATGACTtggataggtacgagactcgtacctattttaaTAACGGTCCGCACCAGTGTTactttctttttcccttatctgttgtcacccgtgcctcttggctatttattgtgttttgaccgtttgaccagtccacgtgtcatgccacaacacctacaatgtaaattcagtttttttccaatacagatagtccccccactttccatttatttatcaagtaaataattgggaagtggattttcataaaaagggaatttttgCCGTAATTAATATTATGACAAAtactgacgcttcaattgtccctTCCATTTAATGCTTTACATACGTGTCACCTTCTGATTGATTCTACAATTCTACCCCCTTTTTTTGAGACTTCTTCATTCACACTATTCACGAAatgatagttgcctttattataggctttccttcATTGCACTTCTAAGTTTGATGGTTGTCATTATAAGCATTTTTAACCCTCTTTCGTTTACCTTCTTCTTCATAGATCTTCAACAAGCAATTTCTTATTTACTTGTATTTTCTCTCCTTTTTAgtacatccttcttcaacaatgtcatctccaaaccctaaccctagaaaagTTCCAATTCTTGATCACTTCCCCAATGCCCCTACAAGACATAGGATAGgcagaggaggtaggcttcggaGCTTGGGCCTAGGGTCCGCTCGTGATGATTTATCTGgtcctgcttcttcttctcctaatATCGGGAGTTCTATTCCGAAGACCCCttcttctaaaggtaaagaaatccttgattcttctcaagaaccTTTAGTCGATGAAATTGTTCCTAGGGATTTGTCTTTTGGGAGTGATAGAACATCTCTTCAAAGGCAAATTGCAAATTTAGAAAAAGCTGACACTTATCCTTCAttagtaaccgagcttacaatccctACCATCAGAAGGGATTGTAACTGGAGCAATAGCCTACGAATgtcaatttcttccccaaatcaaagaatttcttcCTTTAGAAATGGTTATTCTTTCGTTTATACTTACCCATTTACTTTGGGTTTTAATCCTCCGGTTGACCCAGTCATTATTAACTTTTGTCGTTTCTTTAAAATCTGTTTGGCCCAAGTCGGTCCCCTAGTGTGGAGAGCAGTGGCTTGTCTGAGATACTTATCTGCCAAAGCCAATGTCGACTTCACCCTTTCTCACCTTATTCATTTATACCATCCCAATTTAATGcgccatggggtttttaccttaactgcaagaAGCAAAAAGGTTTTGGTAAACCCTGAAGATGACAGGGATCGTAGATGGTACACCCGTTACGTTGCTGTACATACGGTGGACTTTCTTGgtgaaacaaatattcccttccctaagaagtggaattttacacgtaagtttccttttatttaccgCACCTATTTTTGAGAATTCTGATTCTTTTTCTCACTTcgtctctttttgtttttttgtagcaaccatgcgAGATGTGGAACTTATTCCTgacttccgtggttgggtagattcaatTTTGAAGATTGCTCCTAAGGatcaaagaacttggaaatcaatttcttctttaCATGGCTGGAAGGTGAAAACACATGGTATGTCCCTTTTTACACATTTTTTTTACATGCCAAGCACCTTTTTTTCAATGTTGATTATGTATCCTTCTTTTGATCAGGATTTGGTGTTAGAGGAATGACagctgaagtagctatggccattcgcatgtctgctAATGCTTcacttgatttgaacaaagctCGAGCTTCGCTTCCCAAAAGGAAAGCTATAGGAGAAAGTTCTGagaatgaggaagaggaagatacCTCTTTAATTGCCAAGCCAAGAGTTAGGAGACGAGTCATTAATAGTGATGAAATTGAGGATACCCCTGATCAAACTTCgtccaccgagcctgttttgattcattctgacgaggACACCGTGCCAAAAGATACTAATGAATTAACTCAGCGTCTTTTTGATAGTGGTTTTGAGAGTGGCGAGCTCggccctgtttttgatgaagctcctaTCTCCTCATtcgttcctatttcctccattcctttGCCAGTTTCAACTGCACCTGCTTCCGTTCCTGTGTCAgtttcttcatcttctccttccatCCCTTCTTTGACTATTACGGCTCCTGCTGTTGTGTTTTCCTTTTCTACTACTCCTCCTTCCATGGCTCTTCCTCCCTTCGTTCAGCATACAGAGGCGGGTTCTAGCAGTAGAACCATggctatgagaagtgttactcttgAAGTTCCTGCCAACCATAGCCTTTTGAGAAAGACTGGTAAAGCTGATGTTTGGCTCGAGCCTCTAATCGgtgatattgagaagaagaagatggagagccacaACTGCCtgactctgatgaatgacatagttcattctactttgaaggtatttttcctttaccaacaagttttttaTTTTCGATCTACAAATCCTCATTTCTATGAGTtgtctctgtaggctaaccttattggtaccgaattgatgggaagaatttcccttctggaaagaaAAACCCATGAGTCTGAAAAATCCATCCATGAGGCCGAGGATATAGCCaggggagcccagcttgaagcagctaattggaaagaacagtttgagaatgctcaggggaccatagaggagttgcaagaaagtagaaatctcctggagcagcaaaagcgtGGTTTGACTTCTGAACTAGCGActgccaaggcttcttcaagccaatttaaAAGAGATAAAGAGCTTTTGGAGTGCTCAatgtcagaacaattatcaaaggctagtgaagaagtcagggagcttaaggcacttttagccaagaaagaagaatatgcaggagaattagtgcaaagcttgactcaagctcaagctGACTTACATACCTCCTCTGACGAGATTCGAGCTTTGAAGAACTCTCTtgcctcccttgaagcttcccttgattcccatttagatGAACATCAAATATTGAAgaatgatcttgctatgtgggaaagggagtatggacttctggaggagaacttcaatatagaggtgagttgggctttcctgaaaTCTCGCCGTGATGCTCTTATGGAAGCTGCTTAGGAAAGCTTTGATTTGCAATCTGAATTAGCCATATTCTTAGACACTATCGAGAAAAGTCAACAACCtgttgatactccttctcctgcacttgaaGCTCCTGGAACGGAagagcttttaaatgaagaagtagCTACTGCAACAATTGCGGTTGCAACTACggctcccgagggtgaaacttctatgacacATTCCATGGAAGCTGAAGCTCCTGTGATTCTTGCTCCCCTTGGTGATTTCAATATTCCAAACCCAATTAAAATTGCTCTTGAAAATAaaattgcaacttctgatgttccaaccccttcagtgactagctgaaaatgaaattgctgtttttgtttttattaattggTGGTGTTATCCCTTGGCAACTTTATGGGATCTTTTGacgaagtccccagttatcataatggggatttgtaaaaaataaatattttgctgactaagtttgtacttagtcttttatattaagaagtttttattGGTACTTCCGTATATTTTATTCTTGCCCATTtatctaggacttatagaatagcttagcatttttattcttttaaaatgctttataattcttctcatggattatcaacatgaggcttataaaagaggcccttttattttatcgacacttaatgaagaagacgtctcaacttcataatagtgtttataatacgatgaaagaaataggaatacacacgttttgtatgaaacaactttggcaagtttcTATTCATGAattttaacaagtgtttgactattacatgtattacaatacatctacaactttctcgtaactgtatTTTTTATAACAGATTTGTACATAACAtagaataaacaaggtttttcttcataacctatttcagtacatagtcatgaccctatctttatatattaagaaggatttgagaggtgactttgtttatgagttttgaaagatgactctgttgttctcatgaatgctgaagacttcgtaactttttctcaacacttgtctctttgtggccgacttttgttcgatattcgtatctgcACTTCTACACGTATCTGTGTacaatatgtagtcccccaagtgtttgagcggtgaagtatgaagcctcgagcacttgtttatttcttttactttggccacttttcctgaaacagaaagatatacgggactcggaggtgcgattatagatgaagactgcctaactcgtgtgtatttccatcagattaattgtaaccctggctgggaatttaagaatactccattttgacttgcaggttgtgactcatcatttgacACGAGTTAGGGTGTTTttcctagcatctaaaatcgttagtaaaacattaataatccaagagagaaattttaacatggtgatacctgaccgtaggtactttctcaaaagtaatatctttttaattggacggcattccaatgtgagggtaaaactttgccatccattgtctccaactggtatgctccttttcccgcaatgtcacggactttgtacggtccttcccatgttggacttagctttcctgagttagtagcctttgcagattggaacacctttttaagcacgaagtccccaattttgaaaaatctgaggtgtgctttcctattgtaatatcgttcaattacttgcttttgtgctgccatccttatcaatgcagcttctcttcttccttcaagtaaatcaaggttgacccgcatctcttcatcattagattcctaCGTTTCCTGATCGTaccgtgtgcttggctcacctatttcaactggaattaaggcttccgcaccataaaccattgaaaatggtgtttctccagtgcctgttttggtcgttgtacgataagcccataatactctaGGTAACACCttaggccaattaccttttgaatcctgtaacctcttattcaagttgttgataatgactttgttagtaGATTTCGCTTGTCCATTACCTACTAGATGGTATGGCGTAGACGTTATctttttgatctgccaacttcgaagaaattctgtgatttgagctccaataaattgtggcccattgtcacatacgatctcctttggtgctccaaagcggcatattatattttgccatatgaagtctttaacttccttctctcgtacctgtttaaatgcccttgcttctacccatttagtgaaataatctataAGTAtaagtagaaactttacctgaccttttgcttgtggaagtggacctacgatatccatttcccatttcataaagggccacggggctataacaggatgtagtaactcagctggtttGTGCATATTGTTgccgtatctttgacatttatcacatttggacacgaaactggttgcttcttcttccatcttaggccaaaaatatcctgtgcgaattaatgttcttaccagtgaccgtccccctgcgtgattcccacaatgtccttcgtgcacttctctcatcacatattctgtttgagagggtccgGGGCACCTTTctagtggtccaccgaacatctttcggtaaagatttccttgatataaacaatatcgagcagcttttttgcgaagcgcgtgagcctttcctttgtcattaggcacggtaccgtgctgtaaaaaggcaacaatttaatttctccaatcccatgttaaatgattaaaatttacctcgtttttatcagattcgagaacggaatgaaataaatgtatgactgaagcatttgtaTCATTTGCTACGTCTGCTACAGATGTGAGATTTTCTAAAacatctgcctctacattctcatctcttgggatctgcactactttccaagtttggaattgctttattaactcacgtacctttgcgaggtattcttgcattcgcgtctctctggctgtataagtccccagcatttgattgaccacgagttgagaatcactcttgattataatctgtgttatgccgagttctcgtgccaattctagacctgcaattacagcctcatactctgcttcattgttagttatagagtgacattttatagcctgtctaatagtctcacccgtaggtggtacgaggactatccctaggcctgccccttttacattagatgaaccatcagtgaataaaacccaagtccccgggtttgcaccattaaaaactagtaattctttttctgcttctaaatgtatcccctggctaaaatcagccacgaaatcagctagtacttgagattttatagtggtcctgggttgataaacaacttcatattcacttagttctatagcccattttgctaatcttcctgaaagttcgtgtttatgcaaaatatttcgaagcggaaaagcagtaactacattaatgggatgacattgaaaataaggtcttaattttctagatgccatgatcaaagctaatgctaatttttctagctgtgggtatcgtgtctcagcatccaataaggacttacttacataataaataggagattgtttaccttggtcctcgcggactaaaacagcactcaccgcgacttcagatacggccagatagatgagaagtttctcccccacctttggttttgccaacaacggtggttttgacaaataagctttcaaatttctaagggcttgttgacaatcttcattccattcaaagtGATCTTGCTTTTttagtgcagagaaaaacttaaaacacctttctgaggatttggaaataaacctccccaaagctgcaattcttcccgttaatctttgtacttcctttttattagtaagaaTATCAGGggtttcttc includes the following:
- the LOC107805712 gene encoding protein P21, which produces MKMGIFKSMLIFPFFLIANFLLFTHSDATTFDVRNNCPYTVWAASVPVGGGRQLDSGQTWTIDVPAGTQGARIWARTGCNFDGSGHGKCETGDCNGLLQCQAYVIPPNTLAEYGLKQFNDLDFFDISLVDGFNVPMDFSPTFNGVTRGIRCTVDINGQCSNQLRAPGGYNNPCTIFKTDNYCCNYGNCGPTEFSKFFKDRCPDAYSYPKDDQTSTFACPTGTNYRVVFCP
- the LOC142179422 gene encoding uncharacterized protein LOC142179422, which produces MRDVELIPDFRGWVDSILKIAPKDQRTWKSISSLHGWKVKTHGFGVRGMTAEVAMAIRMSANASLDLNKARASLPKRKAIGESSENEEEEDTSLIAKPRVRRRVINSDEIEDTPDQTSSTEPVLIHSDEDTVPKDTNELTQRLFDSGFESGELGPVFDEAPISSFVPISSIPLPVSTAPASVPVSVSSSSPSIPSLTITAPAVVFSFSTTPPSMALPPFVQHTEAGSSSRTMAMRSVTLEVPANHSLLRKTGKADVWLEPLIGDIEKKKMESHNCLTLMNDIVHSTLKANLIGTELMGRISLLERKTHESEKSIHEAEDIARGAQLEAANWKEQFENAQGTIEELQESRNLLEQQKRGLTSELATAKASSSQFKRDKELLECSMSEQLSKASEEVRELKALLAKKEEYAGELVQSLTQAQADLHTSSDEIRALKNSLASLEASLDSHLDEHQILKNDLAMWEREYGLLEENFNIEVSWAFLKSRRDALMEAA